The Rattus norvegicus strain BN/NHsdMcwi chromosome 20, GRCr8, whole genome shotgun sequence genomic interval CGGCGGGAGGGCGGCCATGCGAGGGAAACTTGAAGTTGAGGGACGCCGGCCGCGCCGCAACTTGCGAGCAACTTGCCGGGCGGAGGGAGCCATGTTGTCAGCTTTGTCTGCAGCGGGCGGCGCTTGGCGGACCCGGCTCGCGCGGCACTGGCGGGGGTCGTGCGGCCTCAGCGGCCCCAGGGCCCCGCGGCCCGGCGGGGAGCGGAGCCATCTTACCCGGCGGCACGACGCCTGCTCCGGGCCGCCAGGGGCGAACGGGCCCGCGCCTTCCCGCCCGAGCCCCGCCGAGGCTGTCCTCGCGCCGCTCTCCGGCTTCCTCCACCAACCAGCGCGGAAGGCGGGCGCTGGGCTCGGCCCCTCGGCGCCTGGCTCCCGGGGGCCGCCGTGCTCTCCGCGGGCGCCCGGGATGCTGCGCGCCGCCTCCGGACCGGCGCGGACGCCTCTCCCGGGGAACGGAGACCTCTCGGAGAGAAACGGTGAAGGGTTAGGAAGTTCCATCCCACCCGAGAGCAAAAGCAGGGCGCTTAACCAATTCCAGGCACTTCATCTCTGGCTTCTAGAAAGTCTGAAAGACTCTCCAGAACGTGTGAAGAAGATGCAATTAAAATAACTCCACGTCCAGGCAGATAGAGAAATAGGAAAATAGAAGGCAGTCCTTTCTGAAGTACATTTTACGGTTTACAAAATGCGAAATAGTGAGGTAATACAGAATTTAGAAAGCTAAAATGTGAGCTTCTTATTCCTTTTCTTAGATTTTATTAAAATCAGTGCTTCATTTTCAACATTTGAGACAAAAAGTTTAACTTCATTGGCGTTAAATTTTAGTTAACTGGGAGGACATCTTGGGACTTGGAAGTATTTCGACAAAACGCCTTTAAGATTATTATCCGAATTACGACGAAAagaatttctcttttaatttaaaagctATAATCTCTTCACGTAGGATGTTAACTTTAATTATAAAAGCCATTacaacaaacctttaaaaattgtaaaaaggAAGTCACAGCCCTTTCCCTCAACTCCTTTGGCTAACCATCACCATCACTTAAAATGTACCCTGTTTTTAATAAGTATATAAAGTATAATGCACATACATCTAGTGAGTGGGACATATCCTGAAGACTGACTAAAGATTAAGATATAATAGTCTCTAAATGGACTGTGATGATTAATGGAGTGTAAGGGTGTTTTGCTCATTTctccatttgaaatgtaatagcATTTCCACATCAGACCCATTTCCAACActgattttccttttccttttttgaacTGCCAATTTACATACAAATGAGCAAATAAACAGAGTAGGATCATGGCTGAGTCCATCCTCTACTCAGTGCAGTGTTCCAAGCATCAG includes:
- the Mcm9l gene encoding collagen alpha-2(I) chain-like — encoded protein: MELPNPSPFLSERSPFPGRGVRAGPEAARSIPGARGEHGGPREPGAEGPSPAPAFRAGWWRKPESGARTASAGLGREGAGPFAPGGPEQASCRRVRWLRSPPGRGALGPLRPHDPRQCRASRVRQAPPAADKADNMAPSARQVARKLRRGRRPSTSSFPRMAALPPAAAHPARGRAGKL